From one Ferrovibrio sp. MS7 genomic stretch:
- a CDS encoding chromate resistance protein ChrB domain-containing protein, with the protein MRVHAPTIDRWLLLIHQLPAKPAYLRVKIWRRLQDIGAVAVKKTVYALPIGEQSQEDFAWLLREIAESGGEAMICEARLIEGLSDQEVRAKFNDARDADYQALAADIRKLPATAARDDATAVGADVKAQVTRFRTRMQQIIAIDFFGADRREGTEGILAALEARVKDGESQAMPAVANAALGELTKRTWVTRAGVQVDRIASAWLIRRFIDPAAGFKFVPAKGYEPRKGELRFDMFQGEFTHEGDRCTFEVLIARCGIRDAALDAIAEIVHDIDLKDGKYGRDETPGIARLLGGIAASIVDDKERITKGSEIFEGLYESFRAQGR; encoded by the coding sequence ATGAGGGTTCACGCACCGACAATCGACCGCTGGCTACTGCTCATTCACCAATTGCCGGCAAAGCCCGCATATTTGCGCGTCAAAATCTGGCGGCGCCTGCAGGACATCGGCGCGGTGGCGGTCAAGAAGACCGTCTATGCCCTGCCAATCGGAGAGCAAAGCCAGGAAGACTTCGCGTGGCTGCTGCGCGAAATTGCGGAAAGTGGCGGCGAGGCGATGATCTGCGAGGCCCGGCTCATCGAAGGTCTAAGCGACCAGGAAGTGCGGGCGAAATTCAATGATGCCCGGGATGCGGATTATCAGGCGCTTGCGGCGGATATACGCAAGCTGCCGGCGACTGCGGCCAGGGACGACGCGACTGCAGTCGGTGCCGATGTGAAGGCCCAGGTGACGCGCTTCCGCACGCGCATGCAGCAGATCATCGCTATCGACTTCTTTGGCGCCGACCGCCGCGAGGGGACCGAGGGCATTCTCGCCGCTCTTGAGGCGCGCGTGAAGGACGGGGAGAGCCAAGCCATGCCGGCCGTTGCAAATGCTGCGCTGGGGGAATTGACGAAGCGGACCTGGGTCACCCGTGCCGGCGTGCAGGTCGATCGCATTGCCTCTGCCTGGCTTATACGCCGGTTCATCGATCCCGCTGCCGGTTTCAAATTCGTGCCGGCCAAGGGCTATGAGCCACGGAAAGGTGAGCTGCGCTTTGACATGTTTCAGGGCGAGTTCACCCATGAGGGCGACCGCTGCACCTTCGAGGTGCTGATTGCCCGCTGTGGCATCAGGGATGCGGCCCTGGATGCCATTGCCGAGATTGTCCATGACATTGATCTGAAGGATGGCAAATATGGCCGTGATGAAACGCCCGGCATCGCCCGCCTGCTCGGCGGCATTGCAGCCAGCATCGTGGACGACAAGGAACGCATCACCAAAGGCTCCGAGATATTCGAGGGCCTGTACGAATCCTTCCGTGCGCAGGGTCGCTAG
- a CDS encoding chromate resistance protein ChrB domain-containing protein: protein MKWITRERPKIDRIACPWLIARFIDSEPEFLYVPSGQVLEIAGRTGAIPYDIPGVKFTHAGEKCSFDAFLEQYALTDGALQQLARIVRGADTSRLELTPQSPGLLAISLGLSALFTDDHEMLRHGMVMYDALYAWCRSGQDENHSWPPRPS, encoded by the coding sequence ATGAAATGGATTACCCGCGAACGCCCGAAGATCGACCGGATCGCTTGTCCCTGGCTGATTGCCCGTTTCATCGATAGCGAGCCGGAATTCCTCTATGTGCCAAGCGGCCAGGTTCTTGAAATCGCCGGGCGCACCGGGGCCATCCCCTATGACATTCCGGGGGTTAAGTTCACCCATGCCGGAGAGAAATGCAGCTTTGATGCCTTCCTGGAGCAATACGCACTGACCGATGGCGCGCTTCAGCAGTTGGCCAGGATTGTCCGGGGTGCCGATACGTCGCGGCTTGAATTGACACCGCAGTCGCCCGGCCTGTTGGCCATCTCACTGGGGCTCAGCGCGCTCTTCACTGATGACCATGAGATGCTGCGGCATGGCATGGTGATGTACGACGCATTGTATGCCTGGTGCAGAAGCGGGCAGGACGAAAACCACTCATGGCCACCACGCCCCAGCTAG